One genomic window of Salvia miltiorrhiza cultivar Shanhuang (shh) chromosome 4, IMPLAD_Smil_shh, whole genome shotgun sequence includes the following:
- the LOC131021526 gene encoding uncharacterized protein LOC131021526, translating into MAPDQNNAASPNDREKQKNLDQEVREMISTLTTRLGSIQRSQKSGSSSSHNQDDEEQGVRMITLAGSNLGATMRGDVEGKGAGPQGLSLPEQEDSASYVVNSNFQAINNSIMLGGSYKTNDPGVHLDITDHNDAGEKKLRRSRRGSHGGHHHAKRSDNLSDTDSEKN; encoded by the coding sequence ATGGCTCCCGACCAAAACAATGCCGCCTCACCCAACGACCGCGAGAAGCAGAAGAATCTGGACCAGGAGGTGAGAGAGATGATCTCCACCCTAACCACCCGCTTAGGCAGCATCCAACGCTCCCAGAAATCGGGGAGCTCGAGCTCCCACAATCAAGACGACGAGGAGCAAGGGGTGAGGATGATCACATTGGCGGGGAGTAACCTCGGCGCCACCATGCGCGGCGACGTCGAAGGCAAAGGCGCCGGCCCACAAGGCCTGTCCCTGCCGGAGCAGGAAGACTCCGCCTCTTACGTCGTCAACAGCAACTTCCAAGCCATCAACAACTCCATCATGCTCGGCGGCAGCTACAAGACCAACGATCCGGGCGTTCATTTGGACATCACCGACCACAACGACGCCGGCGAAAAGAAGCTCAGGAGGAGCAGGAGAGGGAGCCACGGCGGCCACCACCACGCCAAACGTTCCGACAACCTTAGCGACACGGACAGTGAGAAGAACTGA
- the LOC131021525 gene encoding lysine-rich arabinogalactan protein 18-like translates to MSTLSPNSPLFPFAYLSFIYITHSLTHLHCTLSSPHLSLSLIKHHSEFFLSLKPPMDRGTAILLAFICLVASVGGEAPSASPAKAPTATKVSTPPAASPVATPPSKPTTPAPVATPPAAAPVSTPPAAAPVSTPPASPPVVTAPPAPVPVSSPPAPVPVSSPPAPVPVSSPPVPTPTASPPVVSSPPSPAPEAATPPTEAPVEAPSPSKKKSKKHAAPAPAPEMLGPPAPPAGAPGPSADAFAPGPGSVGDLSGAEKLMASLAMGVAVFGWMLF, encoded by the exons ATGTCGACTCTCTCTCCCAATTCCCCTCTCTTTCCCTTCGCATATCTCTCCTTTATTTATATCACTCACTCTCTCACTCATCTCCACTGCACACTCTCATCTccgcatctctctctctctctcatcaaacACCATTCCgaattttttctctctctaaaaccacCCATGGATAGAGGAACAGCAATACTACTGGCATTCATCTGCCTTGTGGCCAGCGTCGGCGGCGAGGCTCCCTCCGCCTCCCCAGCCAAGGCCCCCACCGCCACCAAGGTCTCCACCCCACCCGCCGCGTCGCCAGTAGCCACCCCTCCTTCTAAGCCTACCACCCCTGCCCCCGTCGCAACTCCTCCGGCTGCGGCACCAGTCTCAACTCCGCCTGCTGCAGCTCCGGTCTCAACTCCTCCAGCTTCACCTCCCGTCGTGACAGCTCCACCGGCGCCAGTGCCAGTGAGCTCACCCCCAGCGCCAGTGCCAGTGAGCTCACCCCCAGCTCCAGTGCCAGTGAGCTCACCCCCAGTGCCGACACCGACAGCCTCCCCCCCTGTTGTGTCGTCGCCGCCGTCTCCCGCACCCGAGGCAGCCACTCCGCCCACTGAGGCACCTGTCGAGGCGCCGTCACCGAGTAAGAAGAAAAGCAAGAAGCACGCCGCCCCTGCGCCGGCTCCTGAGATGCTCGGCCCACCAGCTCCGCCGGCCGGAGCTCCGGGACCTAGCGCCGACGCCTTCGCCCCTGGCCCTGGATCTGTGGGTGATTTG AGTGGGGCAGAGAAATTAATGGCGAGTTTGGCAATGGGAGTGGCTGTGTTTGGGTGGATGTTGTTCTAG